The following proteins are co-located in the Shouchella hunanensis genome:
- a CDS encoding Spo0E family sporulation regulatory protein-aspartic acid phosphatase yields MNVRNDLCLERLELLRYEMLQAAKRHGLNHPLVLTYSEQIDDIHNRLMRKDQSPLE; encoded by the coding sequence ATGAACGTACGGAATGACCTATGTTTGGAAAGGCTGGAGCTGTTGCGCTATGAAATGCTGCAAGCGGCTAAGCGTCATGGTTTAAATCATCCTCTTGTATTGACATACAGCGAACAAATTGACGATATACATAATCGATTAATGCGTAAAGACCAATCACCCTTAGAGTAG
- a CDS encoding HesB/IscA family protein has protein sequence MITLTDAAAAQILSMKKEEGDESLKLRIGVQGGGCSGLSYGMGFDDEKTEDDTAFQVNGIDVIVDQESEPIIKGLVIDYKQNMMGGGFTIDNPNAIANCGCGSSFRTATNAGTPENC, from the coding sequence ATGATTACTCTTACAGATGCAGCGGCAGCGCAAATTCTTTCCATGAAGAAAGAGGAAGGTGACGAGTCACTAAAGCTCCGAATCGGTGTACAAGGCGGAGGCTGTTCTGGTCTTTCCTATGGCATGGGCTTTGATGATGAGAAGACAGAGGACGATACAGCATTCCAAGTAAATGGAATTGACGTTATTGTTGACCAGGAAAGTGAACCAATTATTAAAGGACTAGTCATTGACTATAAACAAAATATGATGGGTGGCGGCTTTACGATTGATAATCCTAACGCGATCGCCAATTGTGGGTGTGGCTCTTCATTCAGAACCGCAACAAATGCCGGTACACCAGAAAACTGTTAA
- the thrB gene encoding homoserine kinase, whose product MLAMTIPASTANLGPGFDSIGMALDRYLHVDVERSDSWSFHCDSPGLENLGPNNLIYQAAAFTANHLETTLFPCRVSMKNDIPLSKGFGSSAAAIVAGIEIACYCADRNVSQKEKVRIGSLFEGHPDNVAPSIYGGLIVGAHRDHRTDIIHVSEPKVELVALIPPEILETKKARGILPKQLQFKQAIQTSAVSNVMTAAILADNWSLAGELMMEDLYHQPYRKHLIPHWSDVMNFVNEHRFSYGAALSGAGPTVLCFVEQGSGKRFAKEIQRRFPYYQAEVVRPATVGTALSVVQA is encoded by the coding sequence ATGTTAGCAATGACAATCCCAGCGAGTACAGCAAACTTAGGACCAGGCTTTGATTCAATTGGCATGGCGTTAGACCGCTATCTTCACGTAGATGTAGAGCGAAGCGACTCATGGTCCTTTCACTGTGATAGCCCTGGACTTGAAAACTTAGGACCGAACAATTTAATTTATCAAGCGGCAGCATTTACAGCAAACCATTTGGAGACGACGCTTTTTCCTTGTCGTGTTTCGATGAAAAATGATATCCCGCTCTCAAAGGGGTTTGGATCAAGTGCGGCAGCAATTGTTGCTGGAATTGAAATTGCCTGCTATTGTGCTGATCGTAACGTGTCTCAAAAAGAAAAAGTACGAATTGGATCCCTTTTTGAAGGGCACCCAGATAATGTTGCCCCTTCAATATATGGTGGTTTGATTGTAGGGGCTCATCGAGATCATCGTACGGACATTATTCACGTTTCAGAGCCAAAAGTAGAGTTAGTCGCACTTATTCCGCCAGAAATTTTGGAAACGAAAAAAGCAAGAGGTATTTTACCAAAGCAGCTTCAATTCAAACAAGCTATCCAGACAAGCGCTGTGTCAAATGTTATGACAGCTGCTATACTAGCGGATAATTGGAGTCTTGCCGGTGAATTAATGATGGAAGACTTGTACCACCAACCGTACCGCAAACACCTTATCCCGCATTGGTCTGACGTCATGAACTTTGTAAATGAGCATCGCTTTTCTTATGGCGCTGCTTTAAGTGGCGCGGGTCCAACGGTATTGTGTTTTGTGGAGCAAGGTAGCGGCAAACGCTTCGCAAAAGAGATTCAACGTCGTTTTCCATATTATCAAGCTGAAGTTGTAAGACCAGCTACAGTTGGAACAGCACTATCCGTAGTGCAAGCATAG
- the mqnE gene encoding aminofutalosine synthase MqnE gives MSVLLTDTNLQNVKEKVLNGERLSIEDGLTLYETPDLLGVAQLANLVNERKNGQNVYFIENLYINPTNVCEANCGFCGFKRKPGEEGAYTMDEEALLKYVSDRWNDNIREFHIVGGHNNEVGFDYYVNIVKTLKKHYPQVTVKAYTGAEIEFFSRLAGISMKEVIQTLMDAGLSTLTGGGAEILTERYRAIMSPEKASTDQWLEAHETAHNLGLRTHSTMLYGSVESKEERLIHMQRVRELQDRTNGFMVFIPLAMQPRNVKAGLNRRTSAYDDMRTIAVSRLMLDNFPHIKAYWINIGVQLTQMALTFGSSDIHGTLIEERISHSVGALTSAGITRKELIHMIKSAGKNPVERDTFYNIIKEY, from the coding sequence ATGAGTGTGCTTTTGACAGACACAAACCTTCAAAACGTAAAAGAGAAAGTTTTGAACGGTGAACGCTTATCCATAGAAGATGGTCTAACATTATACGAAACACCAGATTTACTGGGTGTTGCTCAATTAGCTAATCTTGTAAACGAAAGAAAGAATGGTCAAAACGTTTATTTTATTGAAAACCTCTATATTAATCCGACAAATGTATGTGAGGCAAATTGTGGCTTTTGCGGGTTTAAACGGAAGCCAGGTGAAGAAGGTGCCTACACAATGGACGAAGAAGCGTTGTTAAAATACGTTTCTGACCGTTGGAACGATAATATTCGAGAGTTTCATATTGTTGGTGGTCACAACAATGAAGTCGGCTTTGACTATTACGTCAATATCGTTAAAACATTGAAGAAACATTATCCACAGGTAACAGTAAAAGCATATACTGGCGCCGAGATTGAATTCTTCTCCCGTCTCGCTGGCATTTCTATGAAAGAAGTGATTCAAACGTTAATGGATGCTGGCCTATCAACACTTACAGGTGGTGGTGCTGAGATATTAACGGAGCGCTACCGTGCCATTATGAGCCCTGAAAAAGCTTCTACTGACCAATGGCTTGAAGCACACGAAACGGCGCACAACCTTGGTTTACGCACGCATTCAACGATGCTCTATGGCTCAGTTGAATCAAAAGAAGAACGTTTGATTCATATGCAACGAGTACGTGAGCTACAGGACCGTACAAATGGGTTTATGGTATTTATTCCACTAGCGATGCAGCCAAGAAACGTGAAAGCTGGGTTAAATAGACGAACGTCTGCTTACGACGATATGAGAACCATTGCAGTTAGTCGCTTAATGCTTGATAACTTCCCTCATATTAAAGCCTACTGGATTAATATTGGCGTTCAACTTACACAAATGGCATTAACATTTGGATCAAGCGATATCCATGGTACATTAATTGAAGAACGGATTTCTCATTCTGTCGGCGCCTTAACGTCTGCCGGTATTACGAGAAAAGAATTAATTCATATGATTAAGAGTGCAGGAAAAAATCCGGTTGAGCGAGATACGTTCTACAACATTATTAAAGAATACTAA
- a CDS encoding YuzD family protein, protein MRWVQKIEFTVYGAEQKCASCVHLPSALETKDWLEAALTRKFPHENLSFHYVDIESPNTEREKELAEAILNEEYFYPLLVVNGEILAEGNPSLKVVTQRVEAILSASFYK, encoded by the coding sequence ATGAGGTGGGTGCAAAAAATTGAGTTTACGGTTTATGGAGCAGAGCAAAAGTGCGCTTCTTGTGTACATTTGCCAAGCGCATTAGAGACAAAAGATTGGTTAGAAGCAGCATTAACCCGGAAATTCCCTCACGAAAATTTATCTTTTCACTATGTCGATATAGAGTCCCCAAATACCGAACGAGAAAAAGAGCTAGCAGAAGCCATTTTAAATGAAGAGTATTTCTATCCATTATTGGTAGTAAACGGAGAAATTCTTGCGGAAGGAAATCCTAGTTTGAAAGTGGTTACACAACGAGTAGAAGCCATTCTTTCTGCCTCTTTCTACAAGTAA
- the hepT gene encoding type VII toxin-antitoxin system HepT family RNase toxin, which yields MYFVDRKRIEQVLTYMEEVTQFLEVEPLQTDKKSGLALERAVAVLIESIIDVGNQLIDGFIMRDPGGYEDIIDILEDENVITVQECDELKKIVQLRKTLAYEYTTIDHQHLYQTITEQLTGVKRFPIAVRAYLKNELGVITAFIPEEQ from the coding sequence GTGTATTTTGTTGACAGAAAACGGATTGAACAAGTTCTTACATACATGGAAGAGGTAACGCAATTTTTAGAGGTCGAACCTTTACAAACAGATAAAAAAAGTGGACTTGCTCTTGAGCGTGCCGTAGCCGTTTTAATTGAATCCATCATTGATGTAGGGAATCAGCTCATTGATGGCTTTATTATGCGTGATCCTGGAGGGTATGAAGATATTATTGATATACTCGAGGATGAAAACGTTATTACTGTCCAAGAATGTGATGAATTGAAAAAAATCGTCCAATTACGAAAAACACTGGCGTACGAATATACGACAATTGATCATCAGCATCTTTATCAAACGATAACAGAACAGCTAACTGGAGTAAAACGCTTTCCAATTGCTGTACGCGCGTATTTAAAAAATGAACTAGGTGTCATTACGGCCTTTATCCCGGAGGAACAATAA
- a CDS encoding NAD(P)/FAD-dependent oxidoreductase — protein sequence MKKLVVLGAGYGGMRVLQRLLPNDLPKDWEIILVDEMPYHCLKTEYYALAAGTASDHHLRVTFPEDARLQIKYATVTAIHAEDHSIQLNNGETLAFDKLVIGLGCTDKYHGVPGADTYTYSIQTMSATRRTYEALNNVRPEGVVSIVGAGLSGVELASELRESRPDLSIKLFDRGESVMSQFPKKLSAYVQNWFVEHGVDVSNNSNITKVEPGALYNHDERIESDAVIWTAGVQPVRVVRDLDVEKDRSGRIILTPQHFIPNHPDIFVVGDCASLPHAPSAQLAEGQAEQIVTILKHQWKEEPLPEEMPRIKLKGVLGSLGKKHGFGMMGERPLTGRVARILKSGVLWMYKYHSG from the coding sequence ATGAAGAAACTCGTTGTACTTGGAGCAGGTTATGGTGGTATGCGCGTCTTACAAAGACTGCTACCAAATGACTTACCAAAAGACTGGGAAATTATTCTCGTTGATGAAATGCCTTATCACTGTCTAAAAACTGAATACTATGCACTTGCAGCTGGAACCGCATCAGATCACCATTTACGAGTTACCTTCCCAGAAGATGCTCGTCTACAAATTAAATACGCAACTGTCACTGCTATCCACGCTGAAGACCACTCTATCCAGTTGAACAACGGTGAAACCCTTGCCTTCGATAAACTTGTTATCGGTTTAGGCTGTACAGACAAATATCACGGCGTACCTGGTGCGGATACATATACGTATAGCATCCAAACGATGAGTGCGACTCGCCGCACGTATGAAGCGCTAAATAATGTTAGACCAGAAGGCGTCGTCTCCATTGTAGGTGCTGGCTTGAGTGGCGTTGAATTAGCAAGTGAGCTACGCGAAAGTCGACCTGACCTCTCAATTAAACTATTTGATCGCGGCGAATCTGTTATGAGTCAGTTCCCTAAGAAATTAAGCGCATATGTTCAAAATTGGTTTGTAGAGCACGGAGTTGATGTCAGCAACAATTCAAACATTACGAAAGTAGAACCCGGCGCACTTTACAATCATGATGAACGAATTGAAAGTGATGCAGTCATTTGGACTGCTGGTGTCCAGCCTGTTCGTGTCGTACGCGATCTAGATGTAGAAAAAGATCGATCTGGACGTATCATTTTAACACCACAACATTTTATCCCCAATCATCCGGATATCTTTGTCGTTGGTGATTGTGCGAGCTTACCTCACGCACCAAGCGCACAGCTTGCGGAAGGGCAAGCGGAACAAATCGTTACCATCTTAAAACATCAATGGAAAGAGGAACCTCTTCCTGAAGAAATGCCTCGCATTAAGCTAAAAGGGGTTTTGGGCTCACTAGGAAAGAAACATGGTTTTGGTATGATGGGCGAACGTCCACTAACAGGCCGTGTAGCGCGAATCTTAAAAAGTGGAGTGCTTTGGATGTATAAGTACCACAGTGGCTGA
- a CDS encoding DUF1450 domain-containing protein, with protein MLIECCMNNVHNGTDEVINSLLSLPHVEIVEYGCLTQCGVCNQEHFLFINDTYVAGETPAQLLEKINKICFTLT; from the coding sequence ATGTTGATTGAGTGCTGCATGAACAATGTACATAATGGGACAGATGAAGTCATTAACTCCTTACTGTCACTTCCACACGTTGAAATAGTAGAATATGGCTGTTTAACACAGTGTGGAGTGTGTAACCAAGAGCATTTTCTGTTCATTAATGATACGTATGTTGCTGGTGAGACACCAGCTCAATTACTAGAAAAGATAAATAAGATATGTTTTACTTTAACATAA
- a CDS encoding NifU family protein has translation METSTDMMEQVQEVLDKLRPFLLRDGGDVELVDVEDGIVKVRLLGACGSCPSSTITLKAGIERALLEEVPGVVEIEQVF, from the coding sequence ATGGAAACAAGCACAGATATGATGGAGCAAGTGCAAGAGGTATTGGATAAGCTTCGTCCGTTTTTGCTACGTGATGGCGGAGACGTTGAACTTGTTGATGTGGAAGACGGGATCGTAAAAGTACGCTTACTAGGTGCTTGCGGATCTTGCCCAAGCTCTACAATTACGTTAAAAGCTGGGATTGAGCGTGCCCTTTTAGAGGAAGTACCAGGGGTAGTTGAAATCGAGCAAGTATTCTAA
- a CDS encoding TIGR01457 family HAD-type hydrolase produces MLSQYESYLFDLDGTVYNGEKPIDSAISFITKLNQQGIPYGFITNNSTKTPEQVADKLRKFGLYVETNQIVTSALATALYVKKKIKKARVFIVGEEGLETAFSTFVKDETQPDAVIVGLDRHITYEKMSQAARLVKEGALFIATNPDRMLPSSNGLVCGNGAIVAAISYAAQKEPVTIGKPNKEIITMALEQLQFRKDKTILVGDNYETDIRTGIDAGMSTLHVKTGVTLDCSTYENQPTFSISSLDRWQLEEV; encoded by the coding sequence ATGCTCAGTCAATATGAAAGTTATTTATTTGATTTGGATGGCACTGTTTACAATGGAGAAAAACCAATTGATAGTGCCATTTCGTTTATTACTAAACTGAATCAGCAGGGCATTCCGTATGGATTTATTACAAATAATTCAACAAAAACACCAGAACAGGTAGCGGATAAGCTTCGCAAATTTGGACTTTATGTTGAAACAAATCAAATTGTAACATCTGCTTTAGCAACAGCACTATATGTTAAAAAAAAGATAAAAAAAGCTCGCGTGTTTATCGTTGGAGAAGAAGGGTTAGAAACGGCTTTTTCAACGTTTGTTAAAGATGAAACGCAGCCGGATGCAGTCATTGTTGGCCTTGATCGACACATCACATATGAGAAGATGAGCCAAGCCGCGCGTTTAGTAAAAGAGGGAGCTCTTTTTATTGCCACGAATCCAGATCGCATGTTGCCATCTTCAAATGGGCTTGTGTGTGGAAATGGCGCAATTGTTGCTGCTATTTCATATGCTGCGCAGAAAGAGCCAGTAACAATTGGAAAGCCAAATAAAGAAATCATCACAATGGCATTAGAGCAACTCCAGTTTCGAAAAGACAAAACCATTTTAGTTGGCGACAATTATGAAACAGATATTAGGACAGGTATTGACGCTGGTATGTCCACCTTGCACGTAAAGACAGGTGTCACCCTCGATTGTTCTACCTATGAAAACCAACCAACCTTTTCAATTTCCTCTTTAGATCGCTGGCAATTGGAAGAGGTTTAA
- the dapF gene encoding diaminopimelate epimerase: MKFTKMHGLGNSYVYVNMFNENLPEKQLSETAVRLADKNKGIGSDGMILIYPSQTAAVKMRVFNNDGSEAKNCGNGLRCVAKYSYEHGLVTTTSFTIETLGGNVEATVSVDHENCVQSVTVNMGQPRLLAKEIPMKNEHSEAMIVNEVIPVYHQDIRVTAVSMGNPHAVQFIDSIEKAPVKEIGPLIEKHDRFPEWVNVEWVEVVSPKEIHFRVWERGSGITQACGTGACAAVVAGVLNGHLEKESEVTVHLLGGDLQITWKDDGDVWMKGPAEYICSGDVCL; this comes from the coding sequence ATGAAATTTACAAAAATGCATGGTTTAGGGAATAGCTATGTGTATGTCAATATGTTTAATGAAAACTTACCCGAAAAGCAATTAAGTGAAACCGCTGTACGATTAGCAGATAAGAATAAAGGTATCGGAAGCGATGGGATGATTTTGATCTATCCATCGCAAACTGCAGCAGTCAAAATGAGAGTGTTTAACAATGATGGATCAGAAGCGAAGAACTGTGGCAACGGTTTGCGCTGTGTAGCAAAATATAGCTATGAGCATGGACTTGTAACAACAACTTCTTTTACAATTGAAACGTTAGGTGGAAATGTTGAAGCAACCGTTTCAGTTGACCATGAAAATTGTGTTCAATCTGTAACGGTTAATATGGGACAACCACGTTTGTTAGCAAAAGAAATTCCTATGAAAAACGAGCATAGTGAGGCAATGATCGTTAACGAAGTGATCCCTGTGTACCATCAAGACATTAGAGTAACCGCCGTCTCTATGGGGAATCCACATGCTGTTCAATTTATCGACTCAATTGAGAAGGCGCCAGTTAAAGAAATTGGCCCTTTAATTGAAAAACATGACCGGTTTCCTGAGTGGGTAAACGTCGAATGGGTTGAAGTTGTGAGCCCAAAGGAAATTCACTTCCGCGTGTGGGAGAGAGGTTCCGGTATAACACAGGCTTGTGGAACGGGTGCTTGCGCAGCAGTAGTAGCAGGTGTTTTGAATGGTCACTTAGAGAAAGAATCAGAGGTTACTGTGCACTTATTAGGTGGGGATTTACAGATCACGTGGAAAGATGATGGAGATGTGTGGATGAAAGGCCCTGCTGAATATATATGCAGTGGGGATGTGTGCTTGTAA
- a CDS encoding YhcN/YlaJ family sporulation lipoprotein encodes MRIIMTLLVAVSMLTACNQTSQQGMYQTNEAQQTARGTEYDSNLMERGYGFSRHTYEEMQHNNDQAGALVVNRDMLAEGISRMIVDNPAIEEAAVLVTDKYVLAVYEQQNNQKDNMVADQVKRTALSVVPSFYDVYVSNDPTHIKDIERYQNMTAGNADYASLLEDTIEELKQDPQGDVDLGMDEDMDIMRDKQKALREQH; translated from the coding sequence ATGAGAATTATCATGACGCTACTTGTTGCCGTCAGTATGTTAACGGCATGTAATCAAACGTCACAACAAGGCATGTACCAGACAAATGAAGCACAGCAAACCGCACGTGGGACAGAATATGATTCAAATCTAATGGAGCGTGGCTACGGTTTTTCTCGCCACACTTACGAAGAGATGCAGCATAATAACGACCAAGCAGGCGCTTTAGTCGTGAACCGTGATATGTTAGCGGAAGGCATCTCACGAATGATTGTTGACAACCCTGCCATTGAGGAAGCAGCCGTACTTGTTACTGATAAATACGTGCTTGCAGTGTATGAGCAGCAAAATAACCAAAAAGATAACATGGTTGCGGATCAGGTGAAACGTACTGCGCTATCCGTCGTGCCTAGCTTTTACGATGTGTATGTGTCTAATGATCCTACGCATATAAAGGATATTGAACGTTATCAGAATATGACTGCAGGCAATGCGGATTATGCATCCTTATTAGAAGATACGATTGAAGAACTTAAGCAAGACCCTCAAGGTGATGTTGATCTAGGCATGGATGAAGATATGGATATTATGCGGGACAAGCAAAAAGCCTTACGCGAACAACATTAA
- the thrC gene encoding threonine synthase produces MWKGLLQEYKAYLPVQDQTPKLSLGEGNTPLVHFERLSERLGIELYGKHEGVNPTGSFKDRGMVMAVAKAVEKGKTAIMCASTGNTAASAAAYGAKAGLKVFVVIPKGKIAQGKLAQAVMLGAEVIEVEGNFDQALKTVREVTEDSSIELVNSVNPYRLQGQKTSAFEICDQLGSAPDVLAIPVGNAGNISAYWLGFKEYHQRFQTGLPKLFGFQAEGAAPIVRNKVVDNPETIATAIRIGNPASWSTATLAARESLGLIDMVSDEEIIEAYQELAKNEGIFAEPGSCASIAGIKKAVANGQLSKGSKVVAVLTGNGLKDPITAMDVSPSERVVLDQTNEAFKAYLHGKEMVV; encoded by the coding sequence ATGTGGAAGGGATTATTGCAAGAATATAAGGCTTATTTACCTGTGCAAGATCAAACACCTAAGCTTTCTCTTGGAGAAGGGAATACACCACTCGTTCATTTTGAGCGTTTATCTGAACGGTTGGGCATCGAGTTATACGGAAAACATGAGGGGGTTAATCCAACAGGCTCGTTTAAAGATAGAGGCATGGTCATGGCAGTAGCAAAAGCCGTTGAAAAAGGGAAAACCGCCATTATGTGTGCTTCAACAGGAAATACAGCTGCATCGGCTGCAGCATATGGGGCGAAAGCAGGACTAAAGGTATTTGTTGTTATTCCTAAAGGGAAAATTGCTCAAGGGAAACTGGCTCAAGCGGTGATGTTAGGTGCTGAAGTGATTGAAGTGGAAGGGAACTTTGATCAAGCATTAAAAACTGTACGAGAAGTGACTGAGGATTCGTCCATTGAACTTGTAAACTCTGTTAATCCATATCGATTGCAAGGTCAAAAAACAAGCGCATTTGAAATCTGTGATCAATTAGGTTCTGCCCCAGATGTGCTGGCTATTCCAGTAGGAAATGCAGGGAATATTTCTGCATACTGGTTAGGCTTTAAAGAATACCATCAAAGATTTCAAACCGGCTTACCTAAACTATTTGGCTTTCAAGCAGAAGGGGCAGCGCCGATTGTTCGAAATAAAGTCGTCGACAATCCTGAGACAATTGCGACAGCCATTCGCATCGGTAACCCTGCAAGTTGGTCAACAGCAACCCTTGCAGCGAGAGAGTCACTAGGGTTGATTGATATGGTGTCGGATGAAGAAATTATAGAAGCATACCAAGAACTGGCGAAAAACGAAGGTATTTTTGCTGAACCAGGATCATGTGCTTCGATCGCAGGAATTAAAAAGGCTGTTGCAAATGGTCAACTTTCTAAAGGATCAAAAGTGGTTGCTGTTTTAACTGGAAATGGGTTGAAAGATCCTATCACGGCTATGGATGTATCACCATCAGAGCGAGTGGTATTAGATCAAACAAATGAAGCGTTTAAAGCGTATCTGCATGGAAAAGAAATGGTGGTGTAA
- the yutH gene encoding spore coat putative kinase YutH translates to MLERNLYDHYKLYCTERFSIGDFEGFQANQESYLIIPKDELQMEESQMLAFSDYMRSVGDYSVLELVQNRSNQPSTLIDGSEVYIFKIPTVREDRSVRIRSTQDLGGQLRDWHVKGQQGAANWTALTAGRWPTIWEQRLEQLENWYAQKRATGPTTITDEVFLYTYPYFMGVTENAIQYAVDTELDIPMEPRDSGTICHSRFKDTSWLKVSESGQIIKLPTTFLFDHPARDLAEWIRDRRVQPEERHRQMKQEISLFLRGYEETQVLSRYSWQLMYARLLFPLYYFELVEQYYRAQMPQEQLQFASKIESFLDKEKENGAFLNELAEEAKLHRYQSIPELDWIIGQKI, encoded by the coding sequence ATGCTTGAACGCAATTTGTACGATCATTATAAATTGTACTGTACGGAACGGTTTTCAATTGGAGACTTTGAAGGGTTTCAGGCTAACCAAGAATCGTATTTGATCATTCCAAAGGATGAACTGCAGATGGAGGAGTCGCAAATGCTTGCCTTCTCTGATTATATGAGAAGTGTTGGCGATTATTCTGTCCTTGAGCTTGTTCAAAACCGTTCAAACCAACCATCGACTCTTATCGATGGTTCCGAGGTGTATATATTTAAAATTCCAACTGTACGAGAAGATCGCAGTGTACGCATTCGTTCTACTCAAGATTTAGGAGGGCAACTACGAGACTGGCATGTAAAAGGCCAACAAGGGGCTGCGAACTGGACGGCGCTGACAGCTGGGCGTTGGCCAACTATTTGGGAACAGCGTTTAGAACAACTTGAAAATTGGTATGCGCAAAAACGAGCAACGGGGCCGACAACGATAACGGATGAAGTGTTTTTATATACGTATCCTTACTTTATGGGCGTAACAGAAAATGCCATTCAGTACGCTGTAGATACAGAGCTAGATATCCCAATGGAGCCACGGGATAGTGGTACGATCTGTCATAGTCGTTTTAAAGACACATCGTGGTTAAAAGTATCAGAGAGTGGTCAAATTATTAAGCTGCCAACAACGTTTTTGTTTGACCATCCAGCCCGTGACTTAGCTGAGTGGATCCGCGATCGGCGTGTCCAGCCAGAGGAAAGACATCGACAAATGAAACAAGAGATTTCCCTTTTTTTAAGAGGTTATGAAGAAACACAAGTTTTGTCACGCTACTCTTGGCAGCTCATGTATGCTCGATTGCTCTTCCCGCTTTATTATTTTGAACTAGTAGAACAATATTACAGAGCGCAAATGCCGCAGGAGCAGCTTCAATTTGCTTCCAAAATTGAGTCGTTTCTCGACAAAGAAAAAGAAAATGGTGCTTTCTTAAATGAGCTGGCAGAAGAAGCCAAACTTCATCGCTACCAGTCTATTCCAGAATTAGATTGGATTATTGGTCAAAAAATTTAA
- a CDS encoding YutD family protein, with protein MLTICGQHYEVVQDEKEGWDEEAFKARYSDVLTKYDYIVGDWGYNQLRLRGFFEDKNKKSTFDKKISTLPDYLYEYCNFGCAYFVVKRVNN; from the coding sequence ATGTTAACCATTTGTGGGCAACATTATGAAGTTGTTCAAGACGAAAAAGAAGGCTGGGACGAAGAAGCTTTTAAAGCGCGTTATAGTGATGTCTTAACTAAATACGATTACATTGTCGGTGATTGGGGTTACAATCAACTTCGTCTTCGTGGTTTTTTCGAAGACAAAAATAAAAAATCAACGTTTGATAAAAAAATAAGTACGCTACCGGATTATTTGTATGAATACTGTAATTTTGGCTGTGCCTATTTTGTTGTAAAACGAGTAAATAATTAA
- a CDS encoding phosphatidylglycerophosphatase A family protein — protein sequence MDSVERTARDLLVERGVPIEEIAELVYELQSHYHPALTIEACIENIDRVLSKREVQNAIITGIQLDKLTEKKLLDEPLQSILARDEGLYGIDEIIALSIVNVYGSIGFTNYGYVDKMKPGIIKKLNDKHSPLCHTFLDDIVGAIAAAASSRLAHRKANTE from the coding sequence ATGGATTCTGTCGAAAGAACAGCTCGGGATCTTTTAGTAGAACGAGGAGTTCCAATAGAGGAAATCGCAGAACTTGTTTATGAGCTACAAAGCCATTACCATCCTGCTTTAACGATTGAAGCATGTATTGAAAATATTGATCGGGTTTTATCAAAAAGGGAGGTTCAGAATGCCATTATCACTGGTATTCAACTTGATAAATTAACGGAGAAGAAACTGCTCGATGAACCACTTCAATCGATTTTAGCAAGAGATGAAGGTTTATACGGAATTGATGAAATCATTGCCCTATCCATTGTAAATGTTTATGGATCAATCGGCTTTACTAACTATGGTTACGTGGATAAAATGAAACCTGGCATTATTAAAAAGTTAAATGATAAGCATTCACCCTTATGTCACACCTTTTTAGATGATATTGTTGGTGCTATAGCCGCAGCAGCATCTAGCCGTTTAGCCCATCGAAAGGCAAACACGGAATAA
- a CDS encoding transcriptional regulator SplA domain-containing protein: MLQVNELKDGQSVFVIYSNPHTPTVATIQEGYISVDALGTSVVVYDYYHTLEEDDAVFASYEDAEQVYNQYMM; encoded by the coding sequence ATGCTACAAGTAAATGAATTGAAAGATGGTCAGTCGGTTTTTGTTATTTATAGTAATCCCCACACACCCACTGTTGCAACAATACAGGAAGGATATATATCGGTTGACGCACTCGGAACGTCGGTTGTTGTATACGATTATTATCATACATTAGAAGAAGATGATGCGGTTTTTGCTTCTTATGAGGATGCAGAGCAAGTGTATAACCAATACATGATGTAG